In Nymphalis io chromosome 30, ilAglIoxx1.1, whole genome shotgun sequence, the genomic stretch CTCCTTTGCAATTGTCTTCGCAAAGTGAATTCACTCTCAAAGCTATCCCTAATGTGTCCGGAGAGGAGTTCGTTGAAATTGGCCATTCTTGGGGAGTTGGAAACTTCATCGATGTCCAGAAATGGTTCCTCTAACCCGGATATGAAACCACTCTCCATGGATGTTGTTGATCCGGATGGATATATTCTTAATTGTGTGGAGGAAGGTGATGCCATTGAGCCGATACTGGAGTCACTTTTTTCATGCTGTAAAGCATTCTTGGTCGGTGTTTCTGTGAATTTCAGGGATTTTTTCACTGATACACTATGAGATGGACGCTTTGCAGCTGCAGCTGGTGATGTGAACTCAAAGTTATCATCTTCGAAGTTTAACATTCTTGTAGCGTTAGTTGTGGGTTTATTGAACGACGTAGACTGCTCATTTTCAGATAACGGTGCACCAAATTCGAAGTTTTTGGAGTTTATCTTTCTCGATGTTGTTCGGCCACTGGATATGATGTTTGGACTATCGGTTGAAATAATTTCATACTTGGTGCATTCATCGAAGTTACGAGATTCAAATTCTTCCTCCAAATCGTGTAATGTTTCAAAGTCTGTCTCGATGTCAACTTCTTTCTCCGGCACGAACATGTCAATATTCTCTTTGACATCGTCTGTTTTGTCCATTCCACATGTCTGAAGAGCATCTTTGAAATCCAGCTGTAAGCatagttaatatatacattaatataagttcattttaatatcaaaactagacaaatatattaatttattttatttatttaaatactttattgacCACCATACAATGTGTaggacaaaaggcggacttaatgcccaAAGatattctctaccagtcaacctttagacTAAGCAGAAATTCGTGaatatttgattgaatttatatGGTGGGTGTATAGTGTAGAAGTGAAGAAATGGAAAAGTGTCTACCAAGATGTATGAAATAAAGAAGTGGCTTAATTAcatcaaattaacatttatatgttaACGCATGAGAGAGACGGACAGAGGTGCTACGTCATATACCTTATGTCTTTTTCTAACATGTATGCAAAACTCCATGATTGAGTAGTAAGACGTGATAGCATAATAAACTCACTTCGTCATTTATGATACTAGGTATGGATTATTTGATACTTATAAAGGTTAATCAAAACAAAGTTGCAACTTTTAAAGGAGTACATATAACTTTCTCTCTCTAACACTGCCTTACTGTAAAGTATTAACGTGTTCCTTCAAATGCCATCCTCTACCTCCACGCCGACATTTATGTTTCATACATATTGAGGAACACTTTCTTTGCGTATAAATACTCCTTACCTCTACACTCTACAGGCGTCAGTTAAAATTACAaatcatatacaatattattaagtaaaacatTATCTAAATATGTTGGTTTTTATTTGAGTAGTATTTTCAATGTCCTGCttcttgtattatttaaaaaaaaacgatttatttgctatttacctatttattaaCCTGGTCTCCAGTTCCCTGAATCAAATTTACCGATGAGTAAAAATCAATTCAGGTACTAACCTTAGCCACCGACCAGTTGGCTAGCTTCGTTGCCGAGCATGATGGGAAGTTATCCCCGAACGAACAATCTCTGGTCTCCTCATCGACATCTATTTTCAGGAATGTCTCACTCATTAATGATGTGTCATTCTCTTTATCCGACATCTTGAATTTAGACCGTTCTTCAAATATCCTTGATATCTTTGAAGGCCGTTTGGATCTGTCAGTTCTACTCGTTAAAGGTGAGAGTGAGTTACGATCAATCAACGGTGACTTCTTGTCTATTATAGGTGTGTTTTTTAATCTTTCAATTGTGGGAGAGTCTTTCGGTCTGAATAGTGGAGAATTTTGGATTTCACCGAGGACCCTTCGTTTTGGTGTGGAGATAGGCGAGCTTAGTGGAGACTGTTTTCTGTTGAAGTCCAGAGACAGTGGCATCATTTTAGTTCTGAAGTTGTTTGTGTGAGCTTCTTCCCGTTTCCTCTTCGTACCGCTGTTCCCGgagttaattttgaaattatctgTCATTAACCTGTAACaatgagaaaataatttattactaatagaaatatattttttatttactaattctaTATTTGACTAGTACAAGAGTAGTTAGCTAGTTGTAATTGATGTTCAAGGAAAGGATCTGATTTGCTTGGTTACCGAACATATCACCAAAGCTCAAATTatcaatcaattaataataataatatcctgggacattattcacacggtcatctgatctcaaactaagcagagcttgtactatggaaaccagacaactaatatactacatatactatttttcttctctcaggacaaacagacgtttatgcacacaaatgtctgtcctggatgggaatcgaactcacatccttcggcgtgaaaggcaagtatctaccaaccacgccaccAGTctgtcatttataatattggtatatacTTGATTTAAAagagaaacaataataatttaattgttggaaAAACAGTCGTAACTGATTATCTTGCcagttattattgataatttattcgTTAGTAGGAACTTTATGAGTCGCTCTAAAAtagatttaagaaaattaagttcagtttaaaaaaatccaaCCACACCAACTGACCCCTCAATTGAATGAATGGTTTaggaatgtttaattatttaccatAACAATAAAGTCAAGTGGATAGAACTGTTGGATGTCATTTGAAAGGCAGTGTCATTTCATATGTTTACAATTAATCATATGGTCAGtgaatttaaacaatttaacataattttatcaaatcaaaatatactttatttaagtatgtcctaaaaacttttaaaacatatCGAGAATGAGCCAgatatttattacgtttttttttagtttatattctacagattataaaataataaaaataaatttaattaaaataacaattatatcatGGAAGTggattaatttgtgttaagaCGATATATTATtcgacattaaaaatttataaatttttaatttacaaaaaaagaaaaactatttctAACTcgcgttttttaaatatatttatatatcaataaacttGAAGTAAAggattaaaatcattataaaacatcGCTCGATATAAAATAAcctaattgctttttttttcttttaatgcaTTTACAACTTTAAAATCCCACGATTGAAACGAATTTACCGAactaaaatatagataatataacaatacaacCCCTTAAGATGGGgtgacaaaacatattttttttttgttatcgaaTCTCGTAAATAGCACGAAACGGGTTTTAACTTCCAAATATTACCTTGCCCCAGACGACACATTGTAATAAAGGTTATGAGAACgaagtttttaaaacatttctcaTGTCATAGCACTAAACCACTATTTAAAAATcctaaacataattttttttttttacaggtaGACGAAAAACGTGAATCACATCACAAATGAATTCGCGCGCTTTGTGAAACTCGAGCTGTCAATTTGTCAAACTTAGTTCGGAAATTTATATcaaagttttaaaacaaaatgttttttttaatttatttatttgtttcgttaattattagtaatttattgttatctgttgttatcatttatatgtaggctacaatttaaatattcctaAAGATGCGTACACAATGACGTATAtttgtatgataaataaaattataaagggAAATCAATATTGAACAGATCCCAGGATGGGGCGTCGATCTTCATGAATAAAATCGTAATCTCAaccgttatttttttctaacggACAGAATTAATatcgaaaatttaaatttggaacattatttgatatacataatttCATTGGTGTATTTAACGAACTGTACAacggtaataaattatttctacattACGGCGTTCTATTTAAACaacttgattgtttttttttaatttcttcaagAGTCCTTGGGACGAGTTTGTATATCAGTTGAAGAGTGATAGTTATCATTGAACTATCGATCGTTGAAGAGAACAAATTATGTCATACAATTTGCTGCTATATTGCAAAACCTGTTACATGAATTTCACTTAccagtttattataatacaattacaaaatactttCGCTTGCTTTTTATGTATCATCCCTAAACGGTTTATTAAATACCGTAAAATAATCCCTATATATAAGCAGTTAAGAGGCAAATTCCCATGTATTATTCAGATGAACAATACTTGCATACGGTGCAACGTTCTTATCGATGTTCAAAGACGTTTTTTTGCTACTTTAACGGTATTGTAGGGGGTTTGTAACAgacttctttaataaaaaaacagcaacACTCTTCTtagtaacgtttttttttttcatgcgaAATGTAATTGAAGTATCGCATACAGCCATactgtacataaataatttacaaaattttaaatagtctTCGCTCTACTTAATaccagaacaaaaaaaaatggttttttttaacacCACTATATGTCGAGCTACAGAAAATCGATTAATTAACAGAGGAGAGGTACATTGAACAGTGAATACTTATGGCGTCAAATTGGTAGTGATTCGAGAGATGTTTTGTTACTCGTAACTAAAACGATACGTTACTGACTATGACTCAATAACGTttttcataagaaatattaaccatcacttacatccccaatgcgccaccgactttGGGAACTACGATCTCATGTCCCTCGTTACTAACTCACTTCGAACACAACACTAAATGTAACTCCTTGGCGGAATATTtcaagagtgggtggtacctactctgAAGGCCTTGCAAAACGCCCTACCTACCTTCAACATGAACCCGGTACTACAGGGGAATCCGTGCTTgaagtaatataaaacaatagttaACTTTAATTGCCGTCAATAGACCTCGCTAAAAGCTATCACGGTCCATTGTTCGTATAACCGTCAAAAAAACCTGCTCGACTCTAACGATGCAAGCGAACATAGCCCTTATTGTGATAACAATTAAACAGAAAatcgtttcaaataaaaaaagggttccagacaaaatatttattcaaatcagGCCTTTTGTGATTTTCGGCTGAATCAAGTGGTGCATCGGCTTTGTACCCTTTGTGTGGAAGTGCATTTAAAAGAAAGCGAGTTTCTGAACGGTTATGACGTTTGAATTTCGAACGTCTTCGAGACGTTGGTTTTTTGCAACGGTTTTCAGGAACTCGACTATTTCacttttaattcttattttgaatCAGCTGacgttgatttatttttaatcgttattaataagaaaaatacaggttatttgtttttttttttaataactttgccaattgatacttattaaaaagtaaaatttaaaaatattcattgtttctattaattatgacagaaatattgattttatgacTTGAAATGTATTCTATCAGTTCCTGTTCGATTTAAGTAatactcattaattatttacataagtatatGGCGcggtgtattatatattataaagaggtatattatagtatatcacTTGGaaatagtactttttatatttgtagtttCTGTCTTCAAAACAATAGTGTTAGCAATAAGTTTTATTCTTTCCGACATATTATTGACAATTAATAATCacatataagtacataataattatgtgtCCAGCTCTAAGATCAATCGCTAACAGCTATTTCTagttcacaaataaaaaaagtttttcgtTTAGTGTGGCTGTCTATTTCGTGTTCGTTGCCTGTTTTCtgtcaaagattaaaaaaaaaaaaaaacaatatcgcGTGAAATCCACGGAAGTTTAAAATCcgttagtttgtgtttataccATGTGGTGAGCTTAAGTCAAGGTCGAAGGGATACAGTAACGGCGCATCCGATCACAGGATGCATACCTCGTGGGGTTTCATAGGATCGCTTATGTAagcaatttgttataaataagccGAAATAtctcgagtttttttttactttggttgaattatataaattaacaaaaactaaacaattatatattatatatattatgctatttactaataaagcttatataaagattatttttgtttgttgtcaATCagagaattttataattaaatgttaagttaGTTTCAGCCTGAAGTCGGACGTCGACATTTGAAAACAGATCTGAcaaatttttctattttcaaataaagagaatcaaataaaatttatgtttaacaaGAAAATGAAATTCACTCTCGTAATATCAATAGTCTAATTGTAAAGCGTGTGAAACCGCAAAGCGCATCTacttaaatgtatatgtatgtataatggttttttaatatttccagTAAGGCATTGAAAGGAAAACGCCATTCATTATCATCGAAAgataattctattaaaatatataaatatatttggatttttttaataccgttgtagttatatatatatatacatatatatatatataacatatcaaTTAATTAACGGTATCGCACGAAGTCATATCAC encodes the following:
- the LOC126779925 gene encoding M-phase inducer phosphatase 3-like isoform X2 — its product is MTDNFKINSGNSGTKRKREEAHTNNFRTKMMPLSLDFNRKQSPLSSPISTPKRRVLGEIQNSPLFRPKDSPTIERLKNTPIIDKKSPLIDRNSLSPLTSRTDRSKRPSKISRIFEERSKFKMSDKENDTSLMSETFLKIDVDEETRDCSFGDNFPSCSATKLANWSVAKLDFKDALQTCGMDKTDDVKENIDMFVPEKEVDIETDFETLHDLEEEFESRNFDECTKYEIISTDSPNIISSGRTTSRKINSKNFEFGAPLSENEQSTSFNKPTTNATRMLNFEDDNFEFTSPAAAAKRPSHSVSVKKSLKFTETPTKNALQHEKSDSSIGSMASPSSTQLRIYPSGSTTSMESGFISGLEEPFLDIDEVSNSPRMANFNELLSGHIRDSFESEFTLRRQLQRSLSLNPEATKARVSLFPINESPKKSNKRGDRNDIDNISNKRRKSNCESPKMEKLQRPVLQRALSENNASIMSALARSVVDPDLIGDFSLPFALPLTSGDHTDLKSISCDTLASLIRGDYHESINDFQVIDCRYPYEFEGGHILGAMNLFTPAQILTLVNKPLQPKDSDKRSILVFHCEFSLERGPKLSRFLRSSDRAKNKENYPSLHYPEVYLLHEGYRAFYQRYPDLCSPTGYTAMLDPQHRDLLRKHRSVQQPSSSMHHRRSVQQPSSSMQHRRSRLLL
- the LOC126779925 gene encoding M-phase inducer phosphatase 3-like isoform X1, producing MWGANSKSCENNCQCAGLMTDNFKINSGNSGTKRKREEAHTNNFRTKMMPLSLDFNRKQSPLSSPISTPKRRVLGEIQNSPLFRPKDSPTIERLKNTPIIDKKSPLIDRNSLSPLTSRTDRSKRPSKISRIFEERSKFKMSDKENDTSLMSETFLKIDVDEETRDCSFGDNFPSCSATKLANWSVAKLDFKDALQTCGMDKTDDVKENIDMFVPEKEVDIETDFETLHDLEEEFESRNFDECTKYEIISTDSPNIISSGRTTSRKINSKNFEFGAPLSENEQSTSFNKPTTNATRMLNFEDDNFEFTSPAAAAKRPSHSVSVKKSLKFTETPTKNALQHEKSDSSIGSMASPSSTQLRIYPSGSTTSMESGFISGLEEPFLDIDEVSNSPRMANFNELLSGHIRDSFESEFTLRRQLQRSLSLNPEATKARVSLFPINESPKKSNKRGDRNDIDNISNKRRKSNCESPKMEKLQRPVLQRALSENNASIMSALARSVVDPDLIGDFSLPFALPLTSGDHTDLKSISCDTLASLIRGDYHESINDFQVIDCRYPYEFEGGHILGAMNLFTPAQILTLVNKPLQPKDSDKRSILVFHCEFSLERGPKLSRFLRSSDRAKNKENYPSLHYPEVYLLHEGYRAFYQRYPDLCSPTGYTAMLDPQHRDLLRKHRSVQQPSSSMHHRRSVQQPSSSMQHRRSRLLL